The window CTCTTTGCCGTTCCGGAATTTTTTTCAATGCTTTATTAATTGCCTCTGAAATTTCTGTGCATTTTGTATCTCGCCACACATCCAGATGTGGGTCTGCATGGTGTTCTACGGGATTCCATTCGTGGTCATCGTTAGAATTATCTGAAGAATGCCACCATTGGGAAAGGCTGAAAAATCGAGGTTTTCGGTTCTGTTTAGTCCATTCCTTTGAGACAATATTACTTGCAATGGTATATAAATAAGTGCTGAATTTTGCTGTTGGCTGGTATCGTTCTGCACTGGACACTATAGCCATGAAAACTTCCTGAGTGAGTTCCTCTGCAATGTGCCAGTTATGAACCATACGAAACATATAATTAAATATACTTCGTTCGTATCGGCGAACCAACTCCCCGAAAGCCTCTTCGTTCCCTTCGCCAAAAATAAGCATCAAATCCTCATCGCTCCACTCTGTTAGGGGGACAGTTTTCTCCCGTTGCCGAAGAGCCATTTTTTGCTCAGGCGTAACCATCTTAAAAGGAACTATATTTTCGTGATTGATGCTCATATCTCTTTATCTTTTTTGTTTTATTATATCACTCTACTAAAATTCATTTCTAACAAAATAA is drawn from Candidatus Hydrogenedens sp. and contains these coding sequences:
- a CDS encoding sigma-70 family RNA polymerase sigma factor, which encodes MSINHENIVPFKMVTPEQKMALRQREKTVPLTEWSDEDLMLIFGEGNEEAFGELVRRYERSIFNYMFRMVHNWHIAEELTQEVFMAIVSSAERYQPTAKFSTYLYTIASNIVSKEWTKQNRKPRFFSLSQWWHSSDNSNDDHEWNPVEHHADPHLDVWRDTKCTEISEAINKALKKIPERQREAFVLRRFLELPYEEIANILDVPLGTAKTRVLRAERALRPYLEHFREYLNEQ